The Corynebacterium glaucum genome includes a region encoding these proteins:
- the dut gene encoding dUTP diphosphatase — MRVKRLDAELPLPKRAHLGDAGADLHAAEDVTLQPGQRALVGTGIAIALPLGTVGLIHPRSGLAAKHGLTIVNAPGTVDAEYRGELKVCLLNTDASQPFEVTRGMRIAQLVVQRVELVEFEEVDELDATARGAAGYGSTGTH; from the coding sequence ATTCGTGTGAAGCGGCTCGATGCTGAGCTGCCCCTGCCCAAGCGCGCTCATCTTGGAGACGCTGGTGCCGATCTGCACGCCGCGGAAGACGTGACACTGCAACCGGGGCAGCGCGCGCTCGTGGGCACCGGCATCGCCATCGCGCTGCCGCTGGGGACCGTCGGGTTAATCCATCCCCGCTCCGGGCTTGCTGCAAAGCACGGCCTGACCATCGTGAACGCACCGGGAACCGTTGATGCCGAGTACCGCGGCGAGCTGAAGGTGTGCCTCTTGAACACCGATGCCTCCCAGCCCTTCGAGGTCACCCGCGGGATGCGTATTGCGCAACTGGTGGTTCAACGTGTTGAACTGGTCGAGTTCGAAGAGGTTGACGAGCTCGATGCTACGGCCCGCGGCGCGGCCGGCTACGGCTCAACGGGTACGCACTAG
- a CDS encoding DUF3093 domain-containing protein, translating into MTDNNVSKSGAVSGAAASAPQVLYSERQWVPWYWWAAGLGLTLLLSAQFALNRNVWWFVVPLIVVGALIGWFLTWLSSTVVRVEADPDGTRWLTVDGANLPDSVVTRSMVVPLSARQNALGRQLDPAAFLVSHAWVPEHVLLVLDDPNDPTPYWMVSARNPEAVLAAFVPEQQTTNG; encoded by the coding sequence GTGACCGACAACAACGTTTCGAAGTCTGGAGCCGTCTCTGGCGCCGCAGCCTCGGCACCCCAGGTGCTTTACTCGGAGCGGCAGTGGGTTCCGTGGTACTGGTGGGCGGCAGGTCTCGGTCTGACCCTGCTGCTTTCTGCCCAGTTCGCTTTGAACCGCAATGTGTGGTGGTTCGTCGTCCCGCTCATTGTGGTCGGCGCACTGATCGGTTGGTTCCTTACGTGGCTTTCCAGCACAGTGGTGCGCGTAGAGGCGGATCCAGACGGCACCCGCTGGCTCACGGTCGACGGCGCCAACCTGCCAGACTCGGTTGTCACGCGGTCAATGGTGGTCCCGCTTTCCGCGCGGCAGAATGCGCTCGGGCGGCAGCTCGATCCAGCGGCATTCCTCGTCTCACACGCTTGGGTCCCTGAGCACGTGCTGCTCGTGCTCGATGATCCAAACGACCCCACCCCGTATTGGATGGTGTCTGCCCGCAACCCCGAAGCGGTTCTTGCAGCGTTCGTTCCGGAACAGCAAACGACTAACGGCTGA
- a CDS encoding DUF4193 domain-containing protein, with product MATDYDAPRRRMDDDIETDSLEGLKAAEVAGSSMDDDGEIVEPFELPSQDLSGEELNVEVKPRQEDEFTCASCFLVQNRKRLARVEPDGSMICLDCE from the coding sequence ATGGCTACCGACTACGATGCGCCGCGTCGTCGCATGGACGACGACATCGAGACTGATTCGCTCGAGGGCCTGAAGGCCGCCGAGGTTGCTGGAAGCAGCATGGATGACGATGGCGAAATCGTGGAGCCGTTCGAGCTGCCCTCCCAGGATCTCTCCGGCGAGGAGCTCAACGTCGAGGTGAAGCCGCGCCAGGAAGACGAGTTCACCTGCGCATCGTGCTTCCTAGTGCAAAACCGTAAGCGTCTCGCGCGCGTTGAGCCGGACGGCTCGATGATCTGCCTCGACTGCGAGTAG
- a CDS encoding inositol monophosphatase family protein — MHESNPNVATAEALRDLALDIAADAADLIANQRDFLSKHGSIAQVTSTKTSAVDPVTAVDKAAEQRITERLREARPDDGIVGEEGANIAGTTGIDWVVDPIDGTVNFLYGLPVYAVSLGVAVNGELTAGAVINVANGDVYAAAVGCGAFVERQEKRTALRASRAQDTETALVATGFSYNANWRGKQAEMLRKILPNVRDIRRLGSAALDLCHVAEGRVDAYYEHATHPWDYAAGAVIAAEAGATVRHPGLADRAEIGAPLIAAAPGLWDSLYELLETAGATNALEA; from the coding sequence ATGCACGAATCGAATCCCAACGTTGCCACCGCTGAGGCACTGCGCGACCTTGCCCTCGACATTGCTGCCGATGCCGCTGACCTGATTGCCAACCAGCGTGACTTCCTGTCCAAGCACGGGTCGATCGCCCAAGTCACCAGCACGAAGACATCTGCCGTCGACCCGGTGACGGCGGTGGATAAAGCTGCGGAGCAGCGGATCACTGAACGGCTGCGCGAGGCGCGCCCGGATGACGGGATTGTGGGCGAAGAAGGCGCAAACATCGCTGGAACCACAGGAATCGACTGGGTGGTAGACCCAATCGATGGCACCGTGAACTTCCTTTACGGGCTGCCGGTGTACGCGGTTTCGCTTGGGGTTGCGGTGAACGGTGAACTTACCGCAGGGGCGGTGATCAACGTCGCAAACGGAGATGTGTATGCCGCCGCGGTGGGATGCGGTGCCTTTGTGGAGCGGCAGGAAAAGCGCACGGCACTGCGCGCCTCGCGGGCGCAGGACACGGAAACCGCGCTGGTGGCTACCGGTTTCTCCTACAACGCGAACTGGCGCGGCAAGCAGGCAGAGATGCTGCGTAAGATCCTGCCGAACGTGCGCGATATTCGCCGCTTAGGGTCTGCCGCGCTTGATCTCTGCCACGTGGCTGAAGGCAGGGTCGATGCGTACTACGAGCACGCCACCCATCCGTGGGATTACGCAGCGGGCGCCGTGATTGCCGCCGAAGCAGGCGCGACCGTGCGGCACCCGGGGTTGGCCGATAGAGCTGAGATTGGCGCGCCGCTCATCGCTGCCGCACCAGGGTTGTGGGACAGCCTCTACGAGCTGCTTGAAACGGCGGGTGCTACAAACGCGCTTGAAGCGTGA
- the ppgK gene encoding polyphosphate--glucose phosphotransferase, giving the protein MTKVAVGNNLGAGVDVGGSGIKGAIVDLDTGEFVSERVKITTPKPATPEAVAETVAEVLRQLEWDGPVGIALPSVIKHQVAMTAANIDPSWIGTNVHELLTHQLGGREIAVLNDADAAGLAEVAFGEADAKQGAVIFLTFGTGIGSAFFAEGKLFPNTELGHLLIDGTECEHMASSAVKDAEDLSYKKWAKRVDLVLKEYDRLFNPTAFIVGGGISRKAEKWVPELTVHVPVIAARLRNRAGIVGAAMAAHEHVAP; this is encoded by the coding sequence ATGACCAAGGTGGCAGTGGGAAACAATCTCGGCGCAGGTGTCGACGTCGGAGGATCAGGCATCAAGGGCGCGATCGTGGACCTCGATACCGGCGAGTTCGTCTCGGAACGGGTCAAGATCACCACGCCGAAACCCGCGACACCGGAAGCTGTCGCAGAGACGGTTGCGGAAGTCCTCCGTCAGCTCGAATGGGACGGCCCGGTGGGAATCGCGCTTCCGTCAGTGATCAAGCACCAGGTGGCCATGACCGCAGCGAACATCGACCCCTCATGGATCGGCACCAACGTGCACGAACTGCTCACCCACCAGCTTGGCGGCCGCGAGATCGCAGTGCTCAACGACGCGGACGCCGCAGGTCTCGCCGAGGTCGCTTTCGGCGAAGCCGACGCCAAGCAAGGCGCCGTCATCTTCCTCACCTTCGGCACAGGCATCGGCTCGGCCTTCTTCGCTGAAGGCAAGCTGTTCCCCAACACAGAACTGGGACATTTGCTTATCGACGGCACGGAGTGCGAGCACATGGCTTCCTCCGCCGTCAAGGACGCAGAAGACCTGAGCTACAAAAAGTGGGCCAAGCGCGTCGATCTCGTGCTGAAAGAATACGACCGACTGTTCAACCCCACTGCGTTCATTGTGGGCGGCGGAATTTCCCGTAAGGCGGAGAAATGGGTCCCGGAGCTCACCGTTCACGTGCCGGTGATTGCTGCCAGGCTTCGCAACCGGGCGGGCATCGTGGGCGCAGCTATGGCAGCGCACGAGCATGTTGCTCCGTAA